From Scophthalmus maximus strain ysfricsl-2021 chromosome 14, ASM2237912v1, whole genome shotgun sequence, one genomic window encodes:
- the irs2b gene encoding insulin receptor substrate 2 yields MASPPPAAEQASAPGSNNNNIKKCGYLKKQKHGHRRFFVLREPSEGSPAARLEYYESEKKWKNKSAAKRVIPLDCCLNINKRADAKHKHLIALYTKDEYFAVAADSEPEQESWYRALADLMAEGKVYDGSASSLVGFDEASYGVITPVAAAYREVWQVVLKSKGLGHSRNLTGVYRLCLSSRTISFVKLNSEVASVVLQLMNIRRCGHSDSFFFIEVGRSAATGPGELWMQADDSVVAQNIHETILEAMKAMKELSEFRPRSKSQSSGTNPISVPTRRHLNNLPPSQTGLPRRSRTDSMSATSPLSKFSSCRIRTASEGDGTMTRPMSVTGSPLSPGVHRTLLSRSHTITTHPCRTFESSSLQHSKSMSMPLSHSPPMTSPSLVSLSSCQDTGAPRPSSCSASFSGSPSDAGFISCEEYGSSPADARDLRLPLTLRSNTPESLRADTPPSREGSEPEGYMVMERKILNGYRRLPELDKAYRKRTYSLTTPRQQRAPPQVSSASLDEYTLMRATYTSGSQPSRRCHTASPKGTYPEDYRDVQLGSNSIQAESGYMPMMPGVAPPTPGSKDDPYMPMSPMCVSAPKQIINPRSHSSSAGLAQHTDSPGSVSLEDSGYMRMWCGNKMSMESTDGKLTNGEYLNMSPVDPLVSLTPPDYILSPTGGDPHPQQHHRLPYYYSSLPRSLKGPLQRNGSTDTDQYVVMSLQRQRIEEESNYCPLSPGDSVSSNCPGTPGNLTSVVSPLRLARVDGGMVHRSRVCRPTRLALESLRILPCMSEHPLPSEPRSPGEYINIDFNSAIHDPQASIVSESSESTVSLICGKRGSLPLSDYANVDVSSPGHLGATQVRGSSPLGCLNHTPEALTCPVVTTQQGVQGGEEKEEEKSLVGQAEERGMVEEYPLQQQVSLVCQPVPVKDDYTEMSFSPPAPLPALCSTDATSLPTSPTSCVQRLNLGSSIVDGVPHVPEDSFLLGGPSLSVTLVDPNRGAKVIKADPQGRRRHSSETFSSTTTVTPVCPSFAHDTKRHSSASVENVSQTVGCSEGPDEDYGNNSPMCREMSAGYQNGLNYIALNLMEGNFGGCRLSGCDGLLRFKTACGCKGGMNCFNTSPYASMGFKETAAAAVKE; encoded by the exons ATGGCGAGTCCGCCTCCCGCGGCGGAGCAGGCGTCGGCGCccggcagcaacaacaacaacatcaagaAATGCGGTTATCTGAAGAAGCAGAAACACGGACACCGGCGCTTTTTCGTCCTGAGAGAGCCGAGCGAGGGGTCGCCGGCGGCGCGCCTGGAGTACTACGAGAGCGAGAAGAAATGGAAGAACAAATCGGCCGCGAAGAGAGTGATTCCCCTGGACTGCTGCCTGAACATCAACAAGCGGGCGGACGCCAAGCACAAGCATCTCATCGCGCTCTACACCAAGGACGAGTACTTCGCCGTGGCGGCGGACAGCGAGCCGGAGCAGGAGAGCTGGTACCGCGCGCTGGCGGATCTGATGGCCGAGGGCAAAGTGTACGACGGCTCGGCGTCCTCGCTGGTCGGCTTCGACGAGGCGAGCTACGGCGTCATAACGCCGGTCGCCGCCGCCTACCGGGAGGTCTGGCAAGTGGTCCTGAAATCCAAGGGCCTGGGGCACAGCAGGAACCTGACCGGCGTGTACAGGCTGTGTCTCTCCAGCCGGACGATCAGCTTCGTCAAGCTGAACTCGGAGGTCGCCTCCGTCGTCCTGCAGCTGATGAACATCCGCCGGTGCGGCCACTCCGacagcttcttcttcatcgAGGTGGGGCGATCTGCGGCCACGGGTCCCGGCGAGCTGTGGATGCAGGCGGACGACTCGGTGGTGGCTCAGAACATCCACGAAACCATCCTGGAGGCGATGAAAGCCATGAAGGAGCTGTCGGAGTTCCGTCCGCGCAGCAAAAGCCAGTCGTCTGGTACCAACCCAATCTCTGTGCCCACGAGGAGGCACCTGAACAATCTCCCCCCCAGCCAGACGGGGCTTCCCCGGCGGTCGCGCACCGACAGCATGTCCGCGACCTCTCCCTTGAGCAAATTCTCCTCCTGTCGAATACGCACGGCCAGCGAGGGCGATGGCACCATGACACGCCCTATGTCGGTGACCGGGAGCCCACTAAGCCCGGGGGTCCACAGGACCCTCCTGAGCAGATCTCACACCATCACAACTCACCCCTGTCGGACATTTGAGTCTTCTTCCCTCCAGCACAGTAAGTCCATGTCTATGCCCCTGTCTCATTCCCCACCCATGACCTCCCCTAGCCTTGTGAGTCTGTCCTCCTGCCAAGACACCGgcgcccctcgcccctccagTTGCAGTGCCTCCTTCTCGGGCTCACCCAGCGATGCTGGTTTCATATCATGCGAGGAGTACGGCTCTAGCCCCGCAGATGCAAGGGACCTCAGGCTACCGCTCACCCTCCGCAGCAACACCCCTGAGTCTCTCAGAGCTGACACTCCCCCCTCCCGGGAGGGCAGTGAGCCTGAAGGCTACATGGTGATGGAACGGAAAATTCTGAATGGTTACCGACGGTTACCAGAGCTGGACAAGGCTTACCGAAAGCGCACGTACTCCCTCACCACCCCCCGCCAGCAGAGGGCCCCTCCCCAAGTATCTTCAGCCTCCCTGGATGAGTATACTCTGATGAGGGCCACATACACCAGTGGAAGCCAGCCTTCTCGCAGGTGTCACACTGCCTCCCCTAAAGGGACCTATCCTGAGGATTACAGGGATGTCCAGCTCGGATCAAACAGTATACAAGCTGAGAGTGGCTATATGCCAATGATGCCAGGTGTGGCACCTCCGACACCAGGGTCCAAGGATGACCCCTACATGCCAATGAGCCCCATGTGTGTTTCTGCCCCAAAACAGATCATCAACCCCCGTTCACACTCCTCCTCAGCAGGGCTGGCCCAGCACACAGATTCCCCCGGGAGTGTTTCTCTGGAGGACAGTGGCTATATGCGCATGTGGTGTGGAAACAAGATGTCAATGGAGAGCACTGATGGAAAGCTCACCAATGGAGAGTACTTGAATATGTCTCCTGTTGACCCTCTGGTGTCTCTTACACCCCCAGACTACATCCTTAGTCCCACCGGAGgagacccccacccccaacaacATCACAGACTGCCTTATTATTACAGCTCTCTACCACGCTCACTTAAAGGCCCATTGCAGCGCAATGGgtccacagacacagaccagtATGTGGTGatgagtttacagagacaaaGGATAGAAGAGGAGTCCAACTattgtcctctctctccaggaGACTCTGTGTCCAGCAACTGTCCAGGGACACCAGGCAACCTGACCTCGGTTGTATCTCCTCTCAGACTGGCCCGGGTAGATGGGGGCATGGTACACAGGAGTAGGGTGTGTCGACCCACCCGTCTGGCTCTGGAATCCCTCAGGATATTACCATGTATGAGTGAACACCCCCTTCCTTCAGAGCCACGAAGCCCTGGAGAGTACATCAACATAGACTTTAATAGTGCTATCCACGACCCTCAGGCATCCATCGTGTCAGAGAGCTCTGAGTCTACTGTGAGTTTAATTTGTGGGAAAAGGGGTTCACTACCACTCTCAGACTATGCCAATGTTGACGTCAGCTCCCCAGGTCACCTTGGTGCAACCCAAGTGAGGGGTTCCTCCCCACTTGGCTGCCTAAACCACACGCCTGAAGCCTTGACCTGTCCTGTGGTGACCACACAGCAGGGCGTgcagggaggtgaggagaaagaagaggaaaaaagccTTGTGggacaggcagaggagagggggatggtAGAGGAATATCCTCTCCAACAGCAGGTGAGTCTGGTGTGTCAGCCTGTACCAGTCAAGGATGACTATACTGAGATGAGTTTCAGTCCTCCGGCCCCTCTCCCGGCTCTTTGCAGCACTGATGCTACTTCCCTCCCTACCAGCCCTACTTCCTGTGTCCAGAGACTTAACCTTGGGAGCAGCATTGTGGATGGGGTGCCCCATGTCCCAGAAGATTCATTTCTTTTGGGGGGTCCATCATTATCGGTCACCCTTGTGGATCCAAACAGGGGGGCCAAAGTGATCAAAGCCGACCCCCAGGGTCGCCGGCGGCACAGTTCTGAGACGttttcctccaccaccactgtcacacctgtctgtccatccttTGCCCACGACACCAAACGGCACAGCTCTGCCTCTGTGGAGAATGTATCTCAGACTGTTGGCTGCTCTGAGGGACCCGACGAGGACTATGGCAACAACAGCCCCATGTGCAGGGAGATGTCAGCTGGTTATCAAAATGGACTTAACTACATTGCCTTAAACTTGATGGAGGGGAACTTTGGAGGATGCCGATTAAGCGGCTGTGATGGACTTCTGAGGTTCAAGACGGCCTGTGGCTGCAAGGGAGGCATGAATTGTTTCAACACGAGCCCGTACGCAAGCATGGGATTCAAGgagactgctgctgccgccgtgAAAG aatGA